The Polyangium aurulentum genomic interval CCGGTGACGTCGCCCGAGCTTGCTGCCCTCGATGCCGAGTCCACGGCCGTCGACACCCGCCACGACAGCTTCGCCCGTGGCGTCTCGCTCGCCCTCGACGCGCATGCCGAGCTCGCCCTCGCGGCCGATCCTCCCGACCCGGTGCGCGCGTCCCGCTGTCGCGAGGTCGGGGCCAAGCTGTTCCCTGCGGGGCTGACCATCGTGAACGCCTCGTTGCTCGCCGAGTCGGGCAACACGGCCCGCGTCGCGCGCCTCGTGCACAAGGAAGAGCCCGCGATCGCCACGTTCCTGGCCACGATCCCTGGGCACGACAAAGCGACGACGCTGCTCGATACGGTGGAAGCGTGGATCGCGACCGGCGCGCGCCTGGCGGAGCTGGAGCACGCGCGCACCGCGCTCCTCGCGAAGTACGCGACCAAGCCGGCGGGCAGCACGACGGTGCACTCTGCGCGCGGCCAGTGGTTCCGCGTGGTCTCGCTGGTGCTGTCGGCGCTGGAGATGTCGGATGCGCCTGCCGAGGCGGTCGAGGCGATCCGCGGGCCGGTGCTGCGCGCGTCGGAGCGCGCGGAGAGGCGGTATCCGAACGGGAAGGCCGAGGAGCCCGCGGGATCGGGTGGCAGCGTGCAGACGGAGGCCGGGGGGCAGGCGGTCGCTACGTAGGCCCGAGGTCGCTGGCTCGGACGAGGGGACTTGGCCAAAGCGCGGGCTTGCCGACAGAATGGCCGCGGAGGAAGGTCCCCGATGCCGCCGAGCCGAGTGAACGCCGTATGGCTCCAGCCGATCAGCACCGATCCGGGGCTGCTCGTGAATCGCGAGGAGGAGCTGGACGACCTCGTGCATCGGCTCGAGGAGCTGCGTGAGGCGCAGCTCCGTGAAGCGCACTTCATGATCACGGGCGCGCGAGGGGTCGGGAAGTCGATCTTCACGAAGGCGGTGCTCGCTCGCTTTGAGAAGAAGCACCCCGACCAGGCCGTCTGTCTCACGGTCGACAGCCGCGGCCTTCGTTACCGGCCCTTCCTGAATCGGTTCGCGAACAAGCTGGTCGAGGCGATCAGGCCGCGCGCGGAGAAGTTCAAGCGACCGGGCATCGCCCGCGTCCTCGATCAGCTCGCGCTCTTCGCGAACCAGAACCAGATCAATCGAACGCAGACCGATACGGTAGCCCGGCGATACGGCGCTGACGCGACGCTCGGCGCGGATCTGCTCCTGAAGCTGCAGAGCAAGCTCACGTGGGAAGAGTCACGGAGCGTCGGACAGGCGGTGCAGCTATCGCTGACAGTGACCGACGAGCTGCTGCATGCGGCCATCACGGCGACCCTCGAACGCCTCGTGGAGGACGACTCCCGCTGGATGGTGGTCGTCTTTTTCGATGACCTCGACCAGGCGCTCCCCACCGACGGCGAGGAAGACGTGGCCATGCTCTTTCGTCACGTCCTCGACCTTCGGCCGTGCATCTCGCTCGTGCATTTCAGGACGGAGGCCCTCGTCGAGAACGTCGCGCGAGAGGCCACGGAGAAGATCGACCTCAAGCCGCTCACGCCGGAGGTGCTCTTCGAGCTCGTTCGTCGGCGGCTCGAAGCGGCGACGGAAACGGTGAGGAAGCAGTTTCCACCAAACACCGACTGGTCTGCCGTGCAGCGCCTCGCGGCGCTATCGGGGAACCCGCTGGTGTTCCTCAAGTGGGTGCACGGTCTGCTCCGATCGCAGCCGTGGCCGCCGCCGGAGAGCTGGACCGATCCGGCGAATCTTGCCCGCCTCGTCTTCACCGCGGACCCGTTCAATGGCGCGGAGCCCGAGCTGGTGCGCCGTCTGGCCGAGACCGTGGATCGCTGTGATGGCGGACGATCCCAGGCGACGCTGTTGCGCGAGGACCTCCTGCGCGGGTGCGCCCAGACGGACCCAGGGAAGGCGCGGGGCCTGACGGAGCATGAGATCGACGATCTCGTGAAGCTCCAGGTGCTTCTGCCGAAGCACCGCTTTCAGCCCACCCTGGGCTACCGCATGCAGCCGGTGCTCGATCTGCTGCGCCCGAGCGTGCGCGAGAAGCTCTGAGCCCGAGGCATGCGCGCGCTGCACCTCATCGGGCTGCGGACGGCGACGGGCGAGAAGCTGCGCCTCAACCCTGCCGACAGCTCCCCGCTCTTTTTGCCGTCGTGGCTGGTCGAGAGCGACCGGGAAATCCTGCTCGCGTTCTACCAGCAGATCCTGGCGGAGGACACGCTCCGTCGGGTTGAGGTCGAGTGGTACCGCAGCATCGTCGACGCGGATCGCCAGTACTTGCGCAACCTCCGCGAGCGCCACGGCTCGGACGAGTACCTCGTGGTCGTGAAGGTGCGCCGCGCCGATGTCGACCTGAACGACATCCTCGCGCAGCCGGAGCTTTACGGGTTCCAGCACGTGGCCATCGCCAGCGACTTCCCGGTCGCCAACGAGACGCTCGGGAAGCTCGGCGAGATCGCGCGGCTAGTGCAGACGACGGCGGAGGAGATCTACGACGAGATGGTTCGCGAGCTCGGGCTGCGCGAGGACGGGATCGCGCTCGTGGAGCCACTCGTCCAGACGCTGCTGAACCCGATCCTCATCATCGAGACGTACAACGCGCTGCTCGACGTGCACGCGGAGAACGTGGTTCGAGAGCAGCAGCGTGATGCCATCTACCGGCGGATTCTCGGACGCCTCCTCGAC includes:
- a CDS encoding AAA family ATPase, encoding MPPSRVNAVWLQPISTDPGLLVNREEELDDLVHRLEELREAQLREAHFMITGARGVGKSIFTKAVLARFEKKHPDQAVCLTVDSRGLRYRPFLNRFANKLVEAIRPRAEKFKRPGIARVLDQLALFANQNQINRTQTDTVARRYGADATLGADLLLKLQSKLTWEESRSVGQAVQLSLTVTDELLHAAITATLERLVEDDSRWMVVVFFDDLDQALPTDGEEDVAMLFRHVLDLRPCISLVHFRTEALVENVAREATEKIDLKPLTPEVLFELVRRRLEAATETVRKQFPPNTDWSAVQRLAALSGNPLVFLKWVHGLLRSQPWPPPESWTDPANLARLVFTADPFNGAEPELVRRLAETVDRCDGGRSQATLLREDLLRGCAQTDPGKARGLTEHEIDDLVKLQVLLPKHRFQPTLGYRMQPVLDLLRPSVREKL